A window of Oryza glaberrima chromosome 2, OglaRS2, whole genome shotgun sequence genomic DNA:
AAACACGAAATATAGCCTTCCCGAGCAAGAAAACTCAAGACCCGAAGAGGGctcggactctgccggtcagactggccacacaccgccggtctgaccggcccactgtcggcggtctgaccagccaacacacgccggtcagaccggccctcacAGAGGAAAACCGGCAGACTTACAAACTTTGGCaagtttttctattttatctctagatgccaaatttaggtgtaaacagTATTACTAGACTGTTAACCGGACCAGCTAGTATGATGCTgggtttttcttttcagttctCTCAAGGTTCAGTTATTGATAATTACGACCTGTTTGGTGCAAATGTTTTCGGAAGATAGGATGCAATAAATATGTTCTGGACTAAATTAGAGATGCTAGATCAGTTACTAACTTCATGTGCCAAAAGATTCAGCGAAGAAACCGACCTCCACACCAATCAGTTGCCCGGATACTGATCTGGATGTCATTTTAGGAAACTTCGCATCGCAGCGAGCAATTTTCCCCTGTCAACTTGGGCCTGCCGCTTACTCTAGGGCATCTCAAGCATGTACACCTGCATTTTACTGACTACAATAGAAAATTTGGCAGGAAAGAAACAAGCGTCTTCCAAAGTAACGAATCATTCATACAACTAGTATGCAACCAAGTCCTGGACGAGATAAAATTTTGAAGCATGGGAGGTACCAAGATTTAGAGAAGATCATAGACATGGTGACAAACCTGTTTGCCATCATGGGTGTAAATTTTTACATTTCCTACATCGCCAATTTGTACATTGCTCCTTCTAAGATAAATAGAATGCCAGCCGCCTACGCTGGTCTTTCAAAAAAAGGTACATTTCCTCTTGGTCACTTAATTCCAGAATTGATCGTTATTTATGTACACTGAAGTCTGAAGGTAGAGAGAATTATAAGATGCCCCTAGCTTGTGTAGTTATAGCTATGAGGGACTCGATTGCTGAATCCTTAGCGTGTACATCTTTATAATGGATTCGATAGCCATGTCctggaaaagggaaaaaactaGCAATCAGTGTTCAGTGACTCAATCATGCCGTTTTAAAGAAAACAACAGAAACTAAATGCTAAGGCAGGGACTTTCTCATTTCCTAAGAAGGTATACTCTATCCGCAATGCTTGAATGAGCGCATACCAGGTAAAAACCACTCAAAGTCTAACTTCAACAATTTTCTCATGCTGTCCAGTTGCAAGCTCACTGCAAATTTATGCAATAGATAGATTATTAATCCGATTTGTAAGCTAATTGtacaattgcacagttatgtCCAGTTAGACAAAATCTAGGGAGGATTCTACCTGGTTGCCTGCTGTACATAAGAAAGAGATATAAATCATCAGATTCTTCTGATTTTGCAACGTGATCTCCAGTGAAAAGCGCCTTTACTGGTTTGTAGAACAAGCAGACCGaaccctgaaaaaaaaatgctcaatTTAATGAATGAACCCTGAAAAAAAATGCTCTTAATGTCCAACAACAGCGCACATATCTTTCACCCTGCTACTCTTTAGTGTTCTATGTTTAAGAATGTTTCACCCAATCCAGAGAAGCCTTCCATACTGAAGGCAACAAGTAATTGCTTAAACAACTTATTTCATTAAGTTGAACTTCTTACTTGGGTATGGCCAGGGGTATGGATAAGTTCGAAATCAGCTCCAATGTTCCAAGGACCATTGCCAGTAAGTTTCCGCTCAACATCTACGGTAGCACGCTCTACCTGCATGAGCATGGTAATTGCAGTAAAGAATATCAGGAGAGGCATCTGAGAGCAAAACTCGCTGGAAAAATAGGTAAGCTAGACTCTACACTAGTACATGTAGTGCAAACTATGAATAATTGTCCTCTACGTACTTCAAGTTATGAACTataggtaaaatttgctacaaaaAGATGCAATCGTTTGCATGAGGGTCTTACATCGCCCGAATGGATAATCCTCTCACATTTTAGCCGCTCAGCCCACTTCCTATGATCTGCTACATCATCCCTGTAAGTAACTCATTAGACGCTATTCAAtatccaaataaaatatttaaaataaagaagCGGCGCattcagaaaaacaaaaaatagataaaaCATGTTATACAACTTTTAGTTCAAACATACCTGTGGGTCAAAAACATGTAGCGTGCTCCACCAAGTTCTTCGATGTTATTTGCCAGTTTCGTTGTATACCTTGGGCTAGAAAATCAGAAAAATATCAGAAGACCTACTGATAACCACATGTAAGCTGGACAAGAAGACTTGCTAGAGATGATCTCCAATTTGTGAAAAATGCTACCAATTTGTGAAATTGAATACTTGTCAGAAGGAAAACTATCAATGTATCCGATTGGAACTTGATAAGTTGTTTGTCTGGCCATGGCAAGATGGGTACTAGGGATATAAACAATTTAGTAAGTGCATTGGAATCTACCTGTCGACTAGTATGTTTCCATCTGGATGGGTTATAAGATAAGAAGTTGCTCCAAACGAGTCTTCAGAATGATAACCACAATGATAAACACCCTGGAAAGATTTGAGCAGTGCAGGATGGATGACATATATAACATGAGTATTAATTTAATTGAGATAAATTGGGTGAAATCCGGAATGAGGAGAGCAAGTCATACAGGGAGAAGATGAGTGTCGATGGGGAGGGGGAACATGTTTTGCACTTGAAGAATGTCTTTTGCAGGTTTCTCGGTGTGAATGGAGGCAGTAGGACAGGAGAGCAGAGCCTGGGCATCAATGGCAGGCATAGTTTAATTTTGCATTGAAATTCAGTAAAAGAGAGGCAGAGCTACCTGCAGGGCCTTGGTCCTGTGGTCGTCGGAGATGGGCTGCGCGGCCACGGCGGCTTTTCCGT
This region includes:
- the LOC127763153 gene encoding uncharacterized protein LOC127763153; its protein translation is MCCVCCDITTSVIVWMYAPGNSIGLTIPPSMSMALSLLFAAAPRAVASFRASSASSPALDSGRRPQNVPGDFFVDHRCIDCQTCRWMAPEVFKRVDGKAAVAAQPISDDHRTKALQALLSCPTASIHTEKPAKDILQVQNMFPLPIDTHLLPGVYHCGYHSEDSFGATSYLITHPDGNILVDSPRYTTKLANNIEELGGARYMFLTHRDDVADHRKWAERLKCERIIHSGDVERATVDVERKLTGNGPWNIGADFELIHTPGHTQGSVCLFYKPVKALFTGDHVAKSEESDDLYLFLMYSRQPVSLQLDSMRKLLKLDFEWFLPGHGYRIHYKDVHAKDSAIESLIAITTQARGIL